The proteins below are encoded in one region of Hordeum vulgare subsp. vulgare chromosome 3H, MorexV3_pseudomolecules_assembly, whole genome shotgun sequence:
- the LOC123442331 gene encoding uncharacterized protein LOC123442331 has protein sequence MYSDRRRPEFLNGMHSFLNVAEKNKQNGFIFCPCKKCQNKRNFPNSRTIHTHLLQEGFMPSYFCWTKHGERGVVMEDNEEEEDNDNYPMFGEHGDTEMGEDEPELEDIVDESDDDLRQVIREEQINCGSENERLKLERMLEDHKKLLYPNCENGQKKLGTTLELLQWKAENGISDKGFEKLLKIMKKMLPRDNVLPCSTYEAKKVVCPLGLEVHKIHACINDCILYRGQHENLNACPVCGAFRYKIRRDDPGDVEGDDCPRKRVPAKVMWHAPIIPRLKRLFRNKEHAKLLRWHKEDRKEDDMLRQPADGSQWRNIDDKYEDFARDPRNLRFGLSTNGLNPFGEQSPSQPGNNIDVYLRPLVDELLELWADEGVRVWDEYKQEEFDLRGLLFVTINDWPALSNISGQSNKGYSACTHCLGETESIHIGKNVYPGHRRFLPDRHPVRKKGKHFKGEADTRRKPTLPKGTDIYDMVKDIKVIFGKGPGAQSVSNDADNHVAMWKKKSIFWELPYWKFLEVRSAIDVMHVTKNICNFKGPASYALTKEEKEIFFQVLSSIKVPSGYSSNIKGILNLEEKKFQNLKSHDCHVIMTQLLPIALRGLLPQNVRVPIVKLCAFLNAISQKAIDPATLPSLQKDVVQCLVSFELVFPPTFFNIMTHLIVHLVQEISVLSPVFLHNMFPFERFMGVLKNYVKNRARPEGSMVKGYGTEEVIEFCVDFIPDLNPIGVPQSRHEGRLRGKGTLGKKSTTCMDEQSFTQAHYTVLVNSSLAAPYIQEHKDILRQPSSTVLTFKGYEINGNTFYTADQDKRSTNQNSGVRFDAKDDNGQRVTYYGYIEQIWELDYGPSFKVPLFWCKWFNLSGVKVDPKYGMTTVDQKNLGYGNDQFVLANDVAQVFYVKDMSSRPRKRKDKEANTSDDEPRSHIVLSGKRNIVGVEDKTDMSEDYNKFDEIPPFKVKDDPSIPLNDEDSPWLR, from the exons atgtacagtgatcgacgtcgtcccgaattccttaatggcatgcatagttttctcaatgtggctgagaaaaacaagcagaatggatttattttttgtccatgtaaaaaatgccagaataagaggaatttccctaactcaagaaccatacacacccacctgttgcaagaaggcttcatgcccagttatttttgttggacgaagcacggagaaagaggggttgtaatggaagacaatgaagaagaagaggataatgataactatcctatgttcggtgaacacggtgatactgaaatgggggaagacgagcctgaacttgaggacattgttgatgagtctgatgatgatcttcgtcaggtcattcgtgaagaacagataaactgcggaagtgaaaacgagaggttgaagttggagcgcatgttagaagatcacaaaaaattgttgtacccaaattgcgaaaatggccagaaaaagctgggcaccaccctggaattgctgcaatggaaggcagagaatggaatatctgacaagggatttgaaaagctgctgaaaataatgaaaaagatgcttccaagagataacgtgctgccctgcagtacgtacgaagcaaagaaggttgtctgccctctaggattggaagtgcataagatacatgcatgcatcaatgactgcatcctctaccgcggtcagcacgagaatttaaatgcctgcccggtatgcggtgcatttcggtataagatcaggcgagatgaccctggtgatgttgagggcgacgactgccccaggaagagggttcctgccaaggtgatgtggcatgctcctataataccacggttgaaacgtttgttccgaaacaaagagcatgccaagttgctgcgatggcacaaagaagaccgtaaggaagacgatatgctgagacaacccgctgatgggtcgcagtggagaaacatcgacgataagtacgaggactttgcacgtgacccaagaaacttaaggtttggccTAAGTACaaatggcctgaatccgtttggggagcaga gcccgtcgcaacccggcaacaacattgatgtgtacctgaggccactggttgatgaacttttagagttatgggctgacgaaggtgtacgtgtgtgggacgagtacaaacaggaggaatttgacctacgagggttgctgtttgtaaccatcaatgattggcccgctcttagtaacatctcaggacagtcaaacaagggatacagcgcatgcacacactgtttaggcgagactgaaagtatacatataggcaagaatgtgtacccggggcatcgtcgatttcttccagacaggcatcccgtaagaaagaaaggaaagcatttcaaaggcgaggcagatacacggaggaagccaaccctccctaaaggtactgatatatatgacatggtcaaagatataaaagtaatctttggtaagggtcctggcgcacaatctgtttcgaatgacgccgacaaccacgtagccatgtggaagaagaaatctatattctgggaactaccctattggaaattcctagaggttcgctctgcgatcgacgtgatgcacgtgacgaaaaatatttgc aatttcaaaggtcctgccagctacgctcttaccaaggaagagaaggagatctttttccaagtcctgagtagtatcaaggtcccgtctggctactcgtcgaacataaaaggaatactaaacctggaagagaaaaagttccaaaacctaaagtctcatgactgccacgtgatcatgacccagttacttccgattgcattgagggggcttctgccacaaaacgtgcgagtacccattgtgaagctatgtgcattcctcaatgcaatttctcagaaggcaatcgatccagcaactctaccaagtttacagaaggacgtggtccaatgtcttgtcagcttcgagttggtgttcccaccaaccttcttcaatattatgacgcacctcatagttcacctagtccaagagatttccgttctcagtcctgtattcttacacaatatgttcccctttgagaggttcatgggagtcttgaagaattatgttaaaaaccgtgctaggccagaaggaagcatggtcaagggctatggaacagaggaggtcattgagttttgtgttgactttattcctgacctgaacccgatcggtgttcctcagtcgcgccatgaggggagactgcgtggaaaaggcacgctaggaaagaaatcaacaacatgtatggacgagcaatctttcactcaagcacactacacagttctagttaattccagcttggcggctccatatatccaggaacacaaggatattttacg gcaaccatcttcgactgtattgacctttaaagggtacgagataaatggtaacacattttacacagcagaccaagataaaaggagcaccaaccaaaacagtggtgtccggtttgatgcaaaagacgacaacgggcaaagagtcacatactatggttacatagagcagatatgggaacttgactacggaccttcctttaaggtccctttgttctggtgcaaatggttcaacctgtcaggcgtgaaggtagacccgaagtacggaatgacaacagtggatcagaagaatcttgggtacggcaatgatcaattcgtcctagccaatgatgtggctcaggttttctatgtgaaggacatgtctagcagaccgagaaaaagaaaagataaggaagcgaatacatcagacgatgagccaaggagccacatagttctttcagggaaaagaaacatcgtgggagtcgaggacaagacagacatgtcagaagattacaataaatttgatgaaattcctcccttcaaagtcaaagatgatccaagcatcccgttaaatgatgaagatagtccatggttacgg